From a single Mycolicibacterium moriokaense genomic region:
- a CDS encoding FkbM family methyltransferase: MEIEGADLFDALRLRALNRLGKPLRIKIQGVDYYLNPEPVAFYHARNSMSKLVRMVDLISDAQSIFDVGANCGIFSALCARKFPGASIHAFEPAEALQSVLALNCSAPNISVHQLAVGERNEDATLYVNPDSQQTNSLQLSAVEPFLAATKIETETTRCVSIDSFVAEHGIPPIDVLKVDVQGLEGAVLRGAQASMDSVQYLFLEVTWLDLEGVQRILPAAEHYGFSYVAVVNPVYTGADLLFTRQPLSTDVPNVLCFPLNEESAGQQWF; the protein is encoded by the coding sequence GTGGAAATCGAGGGTGCTGATTTGTTCGATGCTTTGAGGCTCCGTGCGTTGAATCGACTGGGGAAACCCCTGCGCATCAAGATTCAGGGCGTCGACTACTACCTGAACCCAGAACCAGTCGCCTTTTATCACGCCCGCAATTCGATGTCGAAGCTAGTACGCATGGTCGATTTGATCAGCGATGCTCAGTCGATATTCGACGTAGGCGCGAATTGCGGCATCTTTTCAGCGCTCTGCGCTCGAAAGTTTCCAGGGGCATCCATACATGCTTTCGAACCCGCGGAGGCACTGCAGTCGGTCTTGGCGCTGAACTGTTCAGCTCCCAACATCTCGGTGCATCAGTTGGCTGTCGGGGAAAGAAACGAGGACGCGACCCTCTACGTGAATCCCGATTCGCAACAAACCAACAGCCTCCAGCTGTCGGCGGTAGAGCCGTTCCTCGCCGCGACGAAGATCGAGACGGAAACCACAAGATGCGTTTCCATCGATTCCTTCGTTGCCGAACACGGCATCCCGCCTATCGACGTACTGAAGGTCGACGTCCAGGGCCTCGAGGGTGCCGTGCTGCGCGGCGCCCAGGCTTCGATGGACAGCGTCCAATATCTATTTCTCGAAGTGACCTGGCTTGACCTCGAGGGTGTTCAACGCATATTGCCGGCCGCTGAGCACTACGGCTTCAGCTATGTCGCGGTCGTCAATCCCGTCTATACGGGCGCGGATCTGCTGTTCACGCGGCAACCACTGAGCACCGACGTGCCGAACGTGTTGTGCTTCCCGCTGAACGAGGAAAGTGCTGGCCAGCAATGGTTCTAG
- the gmd gene encoding GDP-mannose 4,6-dehydratase: MKRALITGITGQDGSYLAELLLRKGYEVHGLIRRASTFNTSRIDHLYVDPHQPGARLFLHYGDLTDGARLVTLLSTIDPDEVYNLAAQSHVRVSFDEPVHTGDTTGMGSMRLLEAVRLSRVDCRFYQASSSEMFGASPPPQNENTPFYPRSPYGVAKVYSYWATRNYREAYGMFAVNGILFNHESPRRGETFVTRKITRAVARIKAGIQSGVYMGNLDAVRDWGYAPEYVEGMWRMLQAPEPADIVLATGRGYTVREFAQTAFDHAGLDWEKYVKFDDRYLRPAEVDSLIGDASKAAESLGWKASVHSAELARVMVDADIAALECDGTPWVDKPNLPGWS; this comes from the coding sequence GTGAAGCGAGCGTTGATAACCGGAATCACCGGACAGGACGGCTCATACCTCGCCGAACTGCTATTGCGCAAGGGATACGAGGTCCACGGGCTTATTCGGCGTGCGTCAACGTTCAACACATCGCGTATCGATCACCTCTACGTCGATCCGCACCAACCGGGCGCGCGATTGTTCTTGCACTACGGAGACCTCACTGACGGCGCGCGTCTGGTGACGCTATTGAGCACGATCGATCCCGACGAGGTCTACAATCTCGCGGCGCAGTCGCACGTGCGGGTCAGCTTTGACGAACCCGTACATACCGGTGACACCACCGGTATGGGTTCGATGCGACTGCTCGAGGCCGTGCGGCTCTCGCGGGTGGACTGTCGCTTTTATCAGGCGTCCTCTTCCGAGATGTTCGGCGCATCGCCGCCGCCACAGAACGAGAACACACCGTTTTACCCGCGGTCGCCATATGGGGTGGCGAAGGTCTACTCATATTGGGCTACCCGAAACTATCGGGAAGCGTATGGAATGTTCGCGGTCAACGGCATCCTGTTCAACCACGAATCCCCAAGGCGCGGTGAAACCTTCGTGACTCGAAAGATCACTAGGGCGGTGGCGCGCATCAAAGCTGGTATCCAGTCGGGCGTCTACATGGGCAATCTCGATGCTGTGCGCGACTGGGGATACGCCCCCGAGTACGTCGAAGGGATGTGGCGGATGCTGCAAGCCCCCGAGCCTGCGGACATAGTTCTGGCGACTGGCCGCGGATACACCGTCCGCGAGTTCGCCCAAACCGCCTTCGATCATGCAGGGCTCGACTGGGAGAAGTATGTGAAGTTCGATGACCGCTACCTCCGGCCTGCTGAGGTGGATTCACTGATTGGCGATGCCTCAAAGGCAGCTGAGTCGCTTGGTTGGAAGGCGTCGGTCCATTCCGCGGAACTGGCCAGAGTCATGGTTGATGCCGACATCGCTGCCTTGGAATGTGATGGCACACCGTGGGTGGACAAGCCGAATCTTCCGGGCTGGAGCTGA
- a CDS encoding FkbM family methyltransferase, whose protein sequence is MRFEISNLTETFRVVEHGGETEYTAAMLEDLRDDDVLFDVGANIGMVALHAAKICRTVAFEPDPSIRRRLEVNAALNPDRTFAVEPLAISDSDGTVVLYTDGDDGNSPSLVHQRDETGSVSVSTRSLDSLVAEGRLPHPTVIKLDIEGAEILALRGAKQLLTSPERPRALYIEVHDTYLPGFGSSADEVHALLKEFGYTNATYRADRWDQTHLILHAA, encoded by the coding sequence GTGCGCTTCGAGATCAGCAATCTCACAGAGACCTTCCGAGTGGTCGAGCACGGCGGGGAGACCGAATACACGGCGGCGATGCTGGAAGACCTTCGTGACGATGACGTGCTGTTTGACGTCGGCGCGAACATCGGCATGGTCGCACTCCATGCGGCAAAAATCTGCCGCACAGTGGCGTTTGAACCCGACCCTTCGATCAGACGTCGCCTCGAGGTCAATGCGGCGCTCAACCCTGATCGGACGTTCGCCGTCGAGCCCCTCGCTATCAGCGACTCGGACGGAACCGTCGTCCTGTACACCGATGGCGACGATGGCAACAGTCCCAGTCTTGTTCATCAGCGCGACGAAACCGGCAGTGTGTCGGTCTCGACAAGATCGCTGGACAGCCTCGTAGCGGAAGGCCGGCTCCCCCATCCGACCGTCATCAAGCTGGATATCGAGGGCGCGGAGATTCTGGCCCTCAGGGGCGCGAAACAACTGTTGACGTCACCGGAACGACCGCGGGCCCTCTATATCGAAGTGCACGATACGTACCTGCCAGGTTTTGGATCGTCGGCCGACGAGGTGCACGCGCTGCTCAAAGAGTTCGGGTACACCAACGCCACCTACCGGGCCGATCGATGGGATCAGACGCACCTCATCCTGCACGCAGCGTAG
- a CDS encoding FkbM family methyltransferase: MVLRWLARRVLPPWDLDEVGIVFHVIGKTPGTMLDVGAHQGYSAAPFLAKGWTVHAFEPDPANRGILAARFPNARVTIDPRAVSEQDGDEVQLFTSDVSSGISTLSPFHTTHTPTTTVRTVRLDTYIRERGIANVDFLKVDTEGFDLFVLRTFPWESLHPKAVVCEFEDNKTTRLGHDVHEIARFLERQGYAIVVSEWEPITQYGVRHTWRRFARYPTQLDADSWGNLIAVEPSLLDSVDRAGQAAVRRLRISQWAAQ; encoded by the coding sequence ATGGTATTGCGATGGCTCGCGCGCCGTGTGCTGCCTCCGTGGGATCTCGATGAAGTTGGCATCGTGTTCCACGTCATTGGAAAGACGCCCGGCACCATGCTCGATGTCGGAGCGCACCAAGGCTATTCCGCGGCACCGTTTTTGGCGAAGGGGTGGACTGTCCACGCGTTCGAGCCAGATCCGGCCAACCGCGGCATATTGGCGGCCCGCTTTCCCAACGCAAGAGTGACGATAGATCCGCGCGCCGTATCTGAGCAGGACGGCGACGAAGTCCAGCTCTTCACGAGCGATGTTTCCAGCGGCATCAGCACCCTGTCGCCGTTCCACACCACCCACACCCCGACGACGACGGTCCGAACCGTTCGGCTAGACACGTACATTCGTGAGCGAGGCATCGCGAACGTCGACTTCTTGAAGGTCGACACCGAGGGGTTCGATCTGTTCGTACTTCGCACCTTCCCGTGGGAGTCGCTGCACCCCAAGGCTGTGGTGTGTGAGTTCGAGGACAACAAGACAACCCGCCTGGGTCATGACGTCCACGAAATAGCCCGATTCCTCGAGAGGCAGGGGTACGCGATTGTCGTCTCGGAGTGGGAGCCGATCACCCAATACGGGGTCCGGCACACGTGGCGTCGTTTCGCGCGTTACCCGACTCAGCTCGATGCGGACAGCTGGGGCAATCTCATTGCCGTCGAGCCATCGCTGCTCGACTCGGTGGATCGCGCCGGCCAAGCTGCGGTCAGGCGTCTTCGCATCAGCCAGTGGGCGGCCCAGTGA
- a CDS encoding 6-hydroxymethylpterin diphosphokinase MptE-like protein yields the protein MLTRSIAGARALADDTLSAAGRANRAYIRQFRQVHTGERCVIIGNGPSLRDTDLSLLRDQYTFGLNRIYLMFDELGFETTFHVVINRHVVEQCADDFRKINAPLFTTEQNRDFLDGAANTAFLHNIVGLWPHFSRDASRGVWEGYTVTYVAMQLAYYMGFTEVILIGVDHRFAVSGKPNQLIESTGPDASHFDPQYFPKGFKWQLPDLENSEFAYRLARKTFEDDGRRIVDATVGGALTVFPKVSLEEALAR from the coding sequence ATGCTGACTCGATCCATCGCTGGCGCGCGGGCGCTGGCGGATGACACGCTGAGCGCGGCGGGCCGCGCAAATCGCGCGTACATCCGCCAGTTCAGGCAGGTGCACACCGGCGAACGATGTGTCATCATCGGCAACGGTCCAAGCCTTCGCGATACCGACCTGAGCTTGTTGCGCGACCAGTACACGTTCGGCCTCAATCGCATCTACCTGATGTTCGATGAACTGGGATTTGAGACCACCTTCCACGTCGTCATCAACCGGCATGTGGTCGAGCAATGCGCCGACGATTTCCGTAAGATCAACGCTCCTCTGTTCACCACGGAGCAAAACCGTGATTTCCTCGACGGCGCCGCCAATACCGCGTTCCTTCACAACATCGTTGGGCTGTGGCCGCATTTCTCTCGTGATGCCAGTCGGGGAGTCTGGGAGGGCTATACAGTCACCTATGTGGCGATGCAATTGGCGTACTACATGGGCTTCACCGAGGTCATCCTCATCGGTGTCGACCATCGCTTCGCGGTCAGTGGAAAGCCAAATCAGCTGATTGAATCCACCGGACCGGACGCCAGCCACTTTGACCCGCAGTACTTCCCGAAAGGGTTCAAGTGGCAGCTGCCCGATCTCGAGAACTCCGAATTTGCGTACCGGCTTGCCCGCAAAACGTTCGAGGATGACGGCCGACGAATTGTTGACGCCACAGTTGGCGGCGCGCTGACGGTGTTTCCCAAGGTGTCACTCGAAGAGGCGCTCGCCAGGTGA